AGGTCGGCCTGCTGCCGGACCACCTCGGTGATGCACTCGTCCTCGACCGCGCGGAGGCCCTCGTCGTCCAGGTCGTTGGTGCCGCGCGCGGCCCGGGCGTCGAGCAGCCGCTGCGGTCGGAGCAGGCTGCCGACGTGGTCGGCGCGGAACGGCGGTGTGCTGCGTTCTGTCATGGTCCGTGCCTACCACTGAACCGGCTGATCCGCGCTGGCGACGGACAGGACGGCGTCCGTGGGCTAGCGTGCGATGGTGACACCCGCGCAGCTACGCGCCTTCTCGGCAGTGGTGCGACAAGGATCGGTCAAGGCGGCGGGCGTGGAGCTGGGGGTGTCCGACGCCGCCGTCTCGCTGCACGTCGCCCAGCTGCGCAAGGAGCTCGGTGACCAGCTCTTCGTGCGGACGTCGTCCGGGCTGGCGTTCACGCCGGGCGGGCTCCGGTTGGCCAGCCGGGCGGCCGAGATGCTCGGGCTGCAGGACCGCACCATCCTCGAGGTGAGCCAGGCCGCCGGTGGACGGCGGATGCTCCGGGTGGCTGCGTCGAGCCTGTTCGCCGAGCACGGCGCGCCGGGCCTGATCCAGCTGTTCACCAGCCGGGCGGACGACCTGGACGTCGAGCTCAGCGTGAGCCGGCCCGAGGACTTCGAGCGGCTGCTGCTGACCCGCTCCGCCGACGTGGCAATCGGCCCGGTGGCCGGCCCGGTCGACGCCGCGTTGCAGCGCACCGAGTTCCTGAAGTACCAGAGCGTCGTCGTCGTCGGCGCCACGCATCCGCTGGCCGGTGGCCACGCCTCGATGGACCAGCTGCGCGAGCAGACCTGGATGCTCGGACCCTCAGCGGCGCAGGGACTCGGCTCGATCGCGGCCATGCTGCGTCGCATCCGGGTCCCGGAGCAGAACCAGCGGATCTTCCAGAGCGACGCCGCCGCGCTCGAGGAGACGTCGCGCGGGCGCGGGGTCGCCCTCACCGTGTCCTTCGTGGTGGCCCGGGACGTCGCCCAGGGCCGGCTCGTGCGGGTGTCCGGTCAGGGGCTGCAGGCGGATGCGGTGTGGAGCATCATGACGCTGCGCCAACCGGCGGATGCGGTGGCAGAGCTGACCCGGTTCGTCACCACCCCCCGGGCGACCCAGGCGATGCTGCGCGGGTCCGGGGTGAACATCAGCCACTTCAAGCCGTCGGTGCACGTCACGCTCTGGAGCTGAGGCTCCCGAGCTCGGCGACGACCGCGGCGAGCGAGTCGAACGTGTCGGCCGCGAGCAGGTCGTCACAGTAGGGCAGCGCCGCCGCCATCGTGCCCACCAACGGCTCGAAGCCCGGGGCGGCGGCCCGCGGGTTGATCCACACGACCCGGTAGGCGCGACGGCGAAGCCGGGCCATCGCCCGGGCCAGGTCCTGCGGCGGTTCGCTGTCCCACCCGTCCGAGCCGATCACCACGACCCCACCGCGCACCGCCTCGGCGTGGTGCGAGGCGAGCAGGGCCTGCACGCTGGCCGCGATCCGGGTGCCGCCGTAGCGGTCGCTGACCTGCGCGGTGGCCTGCTCGACCGCGACGACGGCCGACCGGTGCCGCAGCACCGTGGTGAGCCGGGTCAGCGAGGTGGCGAACGCGAACGCCTCGCCCCCGACGCCCAGCACCAGGGCTCGCATCAGGTGCACGTAGGGCGTCACCTGCGGCTGCATGGACTGGCTGACGTCGCACAGCACGACCACCCGGCGCGGCTTGCGGACCGGTCGGACCCGGACCAGCTCGACGGGGTCCCAGCCGGTGCGACGCGACCGCGCGATCGTGGGGCGCAGCGCGACCTCCCGGCCGCCGGGGCCAGGGCGGCGGCGGCGGGTGCGCCTGGTCGGCCACCCGGCCAGCTGCTGCTCGAGCCACCGGCCCAGCAGCTGCGTCTGCGCCTCGCTGAGCTGCTCGAAAGGCAGCCGCGAGAGGGCCTCCAGCTCGCTGACGACCCGGAGGGGGACGGCCTGGTCGGCGTCAGTCGCCGAGGGGTCGTCCGGCAGGGCCACCACGGAGGGCAGCGTCACCCACGGCAGCCCGGCGCCGTCCGCCTCGTCCTGGTTGGCCCGCGGGACCGGCATCAGCGCGTCGCCGGGGGACGCGTCGGGCGGGCGCTGCGGGGTCCGGTT
This DNA window, taken from Angustibacter luteus, encodes the following:
- a CDS encoding VWA domain-containing protein, which translates into the protein MSQPLLRGVDRAAFAASLTAKLRAGGVAVGLTATEDLTRALAASLPTSPSRLYWVARVTLVRRQSELAAFDAVFAAVFDDAVIAIGRANRTPQRPPDASPGDALMPVPRANQDEADGAGLPWVTLPSVVALPDDPSATDADQAVPLRVVSELEALSRLPFEQLSEAQTQLLGRWLEQQLAGWPTRRTRRRRPGPGGREVALRPTIARSRRTGWDPVELVRVRPVRKPRRVVVLCDVSQSMQPQVTPYVHLMRALVLGVGGEAFAFATSLTRLTTVLRHRSAVVAVEQATAQVSDRYGGTRIAASVQALLASHHAEAVRGGVVVIGSDGWDSEPPQDLARAMARLRRRAYRVVWINPRAAAPGFEPLVGTMAAALPYCDDLLAADTFDSLAAVVAELGSLSSRA
- a CDS encoding LysR family transcriptional regulator, producing MTPAQLRAFSAVVRQGSVKAAGVELGVSDAAVSLHVAQLRKELGDQLFVRTSSGLAFTPGGLRLASRAAEMLGLQDRTILEVSQAAGGRRMLRVAASSLFAEHGAPGLIQLFTSRADDLDVELSVSRPEDFERLLLTRSADVAIGPVAGPVDAALQRTEFLKYQSVVVVGATHPLAGGHASMDQLREQTWMLGPSAAQGLGSIAAMLRRIRVPEQNQRIFQSDAAALEETSRGRGVALTVSFVVARDVAQGRLVRVSGQGLQADAVWSIMTLRQPADAVAELTRFVTTPRATQAMLRGSGVNISHFKPSVHVTLWS